GGGCGCCGCTCACGACCAGTCCGTCTCTGCAATCCGTGCTGGCACGCCTGCGCGACACCGTGCCGTCGCTGGAGGCCGACCGTTACATGGCGCCGGACCTCGACAGGGCCGCCGAACTGGTCCGCACCCGCGCATTGGCCTCGGTCGTCTCACCCGCCCACATGATCGAACTGGGAGACGCCCATGCAACCGGTTGAGGTCATTCAGGGAGACGGGCCAATCGTTCTCGGAGTGCCGCATGCCGGGACGTTCGTTCCTGAGGACATTCGCGCAAGGCTCAACAACACCGGCCTGAAACTGGCCGATACCGACTGGCATGTGGACCGGCTCTATGCCGATCTGCTGCCCGGCGCGACCATGGTGAAAGCAAATTTCCATCGCTATGTGATCGACGCCAACCGGGACCCGGAAGGGGTCTCGCTCTATCCGGGTCAGAACACAACAACCCTTTGCCCGGTCACCGATTTCGACGGACGCCCCATCTACCACACCGGCACAGAACCGGAACCGCACGAAATCGAAGCGCGGCGCCTTGCCTGGCACGCTCCTTACCACGCGGCGCTTGGCGCTGAACTGGAACGGGTCCGTGCCCGGCACGGCGTTGCCATCCTTTACGACTGCCACTCGATCCGGTCGGTAGTGCCATTCCTGTTCGAAGGCGTGCTGCCCGACTTCAACACCGGCACCAACACCGGCACGACCTGCGCGCCCGAGATTGAGGCCGCCGTCGTAGGCCGCACGGAAGCTGCAGAGGGATACACCTCCGTGCTGAACGGCCGCTTCAAGGGCGGCTGGACCACACGGCACTATGGCCGGCCCGCGGAAGGCTTCCATGCCATCCAGATGGAGCTGGCGCAAAAGACACATCTGGCTACCGAGGACACGCCCTTTGCCTATGATGAGGAAAAGGCAAAGCAGCTGCGCGTGCCCCTCAATGACATCCTGAGCGCGCTGGCAGATCTCGCGCCTTCACTCAGCACATAACGAACAGACACCTGGGAGCCCATCATGACCAATCCGCGTCACAACGCCCGCGACGTCTTCCCGCCCACCGGCACCGAGCTCAACACCAAGTCCTGGCTGACCGAAGCCCCCTTGCGCATGTTGATGAACAACCTGCATCCGGATGTCGCCGAGAACCCGCATGAACTGGTCGTTTACGGCGGCATCGGCCGTGCAGCGCGCACATGGGAAGATTTCGACCGCATCGTCTCCAGCCTGAAAAGCCTGGACGAAGACGAGACCCTTCTGGTCCAGTCCGGCAAGCCCGTCGGTGTCTTCCGCACCCACAAGGACGCACCGCGCGTCCTGATCGCCAACTCCAACCTGGTGCCCAACTGGGCCAACTGGGATCATTTCCACGAGCTCGACAAAAAAGGTCTGGCCATGTACGGCCAGATGACCGCCGGCTCCTGGATCTATATCGGCACCCAGGGCATCGTGCAGGGCACTTATGAAACGTTCATGGAGGCCGGTCGCCAGCATTATGAGGGCAATCTCAAGGGTCGCTGGATCCTGACAGGTGGCCTTGGCGGCATGGGTGGTGCGCAACCGCTTGCCGCCGTCATGGCCGGTGCCTGCTGTCTTGCCGTCGAGTGTGACGAGAAAAGCGCCGACTTCCGCCTGCGCACCCGTTACGTCGATGAAAAGACCCACTCCCTCGACGAGGCGCTAGAGCTGATAGAACGCTGGACCAAGGCCGGTGAAGCCAAGTCCGTCGCGTTGATCGCAAATGCCGCAGATGTTTTTGCCGAACTCGTCAAGCGCGGCGTCAAGCCGGACATCGTCACCGACCAGACCTCCGCCCACGACCCGGTCAACGGTTACCTACCCCAGGGCTGGACCGTCGCCGAGTGGCGCGCCAAGGCCGAGACGGACCCGAAGGCCGTCGAAAAGGCTGCCCGCGCGTCCATGAAAGTTCATGTCGCAGCCATGGTCGACTTCTGGAACATGGGCGTGCCGACGCTCGATTACGGCAACAACATTCGCCAGGTGGCCCTTGAGGAGGGTCTGGAAAACGCCTTTGCCTTCCCGGGCTTTGTGCCGGCCTATATCCGGCCGCTGTTCTGCCGCGGTATCGGGCCGTTCCGGTGGTGTGCCCTCTCCGGTGATCCGGAAGACATCTACAAGACCGATGCCAAGGTCAAGGAACTGATCCCGGACGACAAGCACCTGCACAACTGGCTCGACATGGCCCGCGAGCGGATCTCGTTCCAGGGCCTTCCGGCCCGCATCTGCTGGGTCGGTCTCGGCCAGCGGCATCGCCTTGGCCTTGCCTTCAACGAAATGGTCCGCAACGGCGAGCTCAAGGCACCGATCGTGATCGGCCGCGACCACCTCGATTCAGGCTCGGTTGCGTCTCCGAACCGTGAGACCGAGGCCATGCAGGACGGTTCCGACGCCGTCTCCGACTGGCCTCTCCTGAATGCCCTTCTCAACACCGCTTCGGGCGCCACCTGGGTGTCGCTCCATCATGGCGGCGGTGTCGGCATGGGCTTTTCGCAGCATTCCGGTATGGTGATCTGCTGCGACGGCACCGAAGATGCGGACAAACGCATCGGACGGGTGCTCTGGAACGATCCGGCCACGGGCGTGATGCGACACGCCGACGCCGGCTACGACATCGCGCTCGATTGCGCGAAAGAACAGGGGCTCAACCTGCCGGCTATTCTGGGTCATCCTGCGTCCTAATGGACACAGACAAGATGACCCAGCATCTTAAATGCGTTCAACTTTCTGCTTTCATATCGAGATATGAAAGCAGGTTGATCTGGGCAGATAAAAAAGCACGACGGGACGCTCCCAACCTGAACCTGTGACTGAGGGGTAATATGATGAAAAGACGTGATTTTCTGAAAGCAGGCGCCACCGGCACCGCTGCCGTCGCGGCCTCCACACTGGCGGCTCCGGCCATCGCCCAGGATGTGCGCCAGTGGCGCATGGTTACGGCCTGGCCAAAGAACCTGCCGGGCCCGGGCGTCGCCGCCCAGATGCTGGCCGACCGCATCACCGCGCTCTCCGGCGGCCGCATCGAGGTCAAGCTCTTTGCCGCCGGTGAAATCGTGCCGGGCAACGGCGTCTTTGACGCCGTCGGTCAGGGCACGGCCGAGCTTTACCACGCCGTTCCGGCCTATTGGGGCTCCAAGTCAAAGGGCATTCTTCTGTTCGGTTCTCAGCCCTTTGGCCTGACGGCTCCCGAACAGGCCGGCTGGATGATCCATGGCGGCGGCCAGGCGCTCTATGACGAGATCTACGCCCGCTTCAACCTGAAGCCGTTCCTCTGCGGCAACTCCGGACCGCAATGGGCCGGCTGGTTCCGCACCGAGATCAACAGCGTTGACGATCTCAAGGGCCTGAAATTCCGCTCCACAGGTCTTGCTTCCGAAATGTGCACCAAGCTCGGCATGGCGGTGCAGGCCATGAGCGGCCCGGCCATGTTCCAGGCTCTCCAGTCCGGAGCGCTCGACGCCGGCGAGTTCATCGGCCCCTGGACCGACAGCGCCCTTGGCTACTACCAGATCGCCAAGAACTACTACTGGCCGGGTGTCGGTGAGCCGTCCTCCGCAGAAGAATGCGCGGTCAATCTGGAAGCCTACAATGACCTGCCGGACGATCTGAAGGAAGCTGTCTCGCGTGCCTGCGCCAGCCTCTACAACGACGTCCTGACCGAGTACAACACCAAGCACGCCCAGGCGCTGACACAGCTGGTCAACGACCATGGCGTCATGGTGCGCAAACTCCCGGACGAGGTCATCGTCGCCATGGGCAATGCCGCCGGCGAGGTCATCGCGGACCTCAAGGCCAGCGACGACGAACTGGTCGTCCGCATCACGGAAAGCTTCCTCGCCTACCGCAAGCTGATGCGCGACTACATGCCCTATGCCGACAACGGCCAGATGAACGCCCGCGTCATGGACTACTCCTACGACTAGGGCGATCCAGCCCACCCGCAAACCTCGTCCTGAGGAGGGCCTTGAGGCCCCTCTCGAGGAATCGGCTCCTTGTCTGGTGCAAGCGGCCGGTCCTTCGAAACAGCGCTCCGCGCTTCCTCAGGATGAGGTTGTGGGTGAAGCCCTGCAATACCGAAGAACGTGAGTTTTGAGGACGCGGTGAGGCCAGAAAGTCCGAAGATACCGTTCAAGGGGCAATAGCTTTCCGTTGTCATCCCCGCGAAGGCGGGGACCCAGTAACCACTTGCACCTGAGACCTCGATCGAAGTGCTGCGGCGTACTGGATCCCGGATCGGCGCTTCGCTCTGTCCGGGATGACAAATGGTCGGTTTTTGGATCAGACGGCAGACATCAATCCGCCAGAGGCAGACAGGAAGCAGGACACCACGCATGGACAAGGTGGCAGGCGCACTTGAGCGCGTGAACTTGGTGATAGGCAACACGCTGTGCTGGGCGGCGCTGGGCATGCTGCTGCTGCAATTCGTGATCGTGCTGCTGCGCTATGTCTTCGGCTACAGTTTCATCTTCCTGGATGAAGGCGTGCTCTACTTTCACGCCGCGATCTTCATGCTCGGCGCCGGCTACACGTTTCTGGTCAACGCCCACGTCCGCGTCGACATCTTCTACGCCAAGGCAAATGAACGCACCCAGGCATGGATCGATCTCTTCGGCCACCTTTTCCTGCTGGCGCCGGCCCTGATCGTGCTGCTCTGGTTTTCCTGGCCCATGGTGCGCGGCAGCTGGGCCATTCTGGAAGGCCCGATCTCGGTGGGCGGCATTCCGGCTTCCTTTCTTCTGAAGACCCTGATCCCCGCCTATTGCATTCTGCTGCTGATCCAGGGCGTCGCCGCCTTCATTCGCGATCTTCAGAAACTGAAAGGCGCCGACGTATGAGCCTGCCGCTCGATCTCATCATGTTCGGCGCGTTGATCGCCTTCATTCTGCTCGGCTATCCGGTCGCCTTCACCATCGCCGGTGTGGCCACCGCCTTTGCCCTTCTCGGCTGGCTCATCGGAGACTTCAACATTCAGCTCATGGGCGCCATGGGCCAGCGCTTTTTCGGCGTTTTGACCAATCCGGTCCTGACGGCCATCCCGCTGTTTGTCCTGATGGGCGTTATCCTGGAAAAAAGCCGCATCGCAGAAGACCTCCTGGAAACGATGGGGCGTCTCTTCGGCAAGATGAATGGGGGGCTAGGGGTTTCCGTCGTGCTGGTCGGCGCCCTGCTCGCCGCCTCGACCGGCATTGTCGGTGCCACCGTCGTTGCCATGGGCCTGATTGCCCTGCCGACCATGCTGCGCAACGGCTACGATCCGAAGCTCGCCTCCGGCATGGTCTGCACTGCCGGCACGCTCGGCCAGATCATCCCGCCGTCGACGCTACTGATCATTCTTGCCGATGTCATGTCCAATGCTTTCCAGCAGGCCCAATATGCGCAGGGCAAATTCACCATCGAAACGATTTCCGTCGGCCAGACCTTCGCCGCAGCGATGGTGCCCGGGCTCCTGCTGGTCGCGGTTTATTGCATCTATATCCTGGCCCGCGCCACACTCTTCCCGAGCGACGCGCCGGCCATGAAGGAGCATGTCGACAAGCCCTCGGCCACGGAGATCGCCGGCGCGATCGTGCCGCCGATCCTGCTGATCATTGCCGTTCTCGGCTCGATCCTCGGCGGCATTGCCTCTCCCAACGAGGCGGCCTCCGTCGGCGCGGTCGGCGCAATCCTTCTGGCCGGGCGTCGTCTTGGTGTCTCCACGAAGCTGATTGTGCTGGCCACCGCCGCCCTGCTCATCCTGGCCGTCGCCGCGTCCCTTTTGCCCGTCCGGCTGCAGCGCTCGGATGTGACTTTTGGCGGCTATGTGCTAGCTGCGCTCTATGCCGGCCTTGCACTCTTTGCCCTTGGTGTGGTGTTGCGCATCCTGAAGGCCGCCTTTGGCGACGGATTGCTCAAGGCATCGCTGATGTCGACGCTGACCGTCACCTCCATGATTTTCGCCACCATCTTGATGGCAAGCTTCTTTTCGCTGGTCTTTGTCGGGCTTGGCGGCGAGGACCGTGTTCACGCGATCCTCAATGAAATGCCGGGCGGGCCGACAGGCGCGCTGATCTTCGCAATGCTGTTTGTCTTTGTGCTCGGCTTCTTCCTCGACTTTGTCGAGATCTCCGTGATCCTGCTGCCCGTCCTGATCCCGCCGCTCATCCTGATGGGCATCGACCCGATCTGGCTGACGGTGCTGATTGCCATCAACCTGCAGACCTCTTTCCTGACCCCGCCTTTCGGATTTTCGCTGTTTTACCTGCGCGGTGCGGCTCCCAAGGAGATCACGACGGGCCAGATCTATCGCGGTGTTGTGCCCTTCATTGCGCTTCAGATCGTAGCAGTTGCAATTCTTTGGCTGTTCCCGATCATCGCCACCTGGCTGCCGCGCTGGCTTTACTGAACAACGGAGAGCGTGCAGTTGTCCGGGTCCGGAGCCCTGCCTGAAAGCCAGGTTTCAATTTCTTGAACTGTCGACGGCCCCTGGAAAGCCGGTTTCACCAGTCCGTCCTTGAGCGTCACGATGCGCTCATAGGCAGCGTTGATCTTATTAACCAGCTGAGGATCGTCTTTCGCTGCATCAAGCAGGATCTTCGCAACCTTTGACGGAATCTCAGGGTCCGGACGCTTGTCATTGGCAAACAGCAGGATATCCGTTCCGGCCTTAACCGCGCGCAGGACGGCGGTTTCCAGCGAGTAGGTCCGGCGGATCGCATCCATCTGCAGATCGTCGGTGATGATCACGCCGGTAAAACCAAGGTCGCCGCGCAGGGTGCCGGTCAAGGCGGTTTCAGACAGGGAAACCGGCACTCTCTTTTTGCCCTTGCCCTGCAGCCCGCGATTGATGACATGGGCCGTCATGATCAGATCGACCTTGCCGGCATCGATCAACTGCTGAAACGGAATGAGTTCCTTGTCCGACCAGGTCCTGGACACATCAACTGCGCCCTTGTGACTGTCGCGCCGGCTTGAACCGTGCCCCGGGAAATGCTTCAGCGCCGTCAGGACCCGATGACCGCGATGCGCCTCGACAAAGGCAGCGCCAAACTCGGCGACCTTGCCCGGGTCCCGGGAATAGGAGCGTCCCAGGCGCCCGATGATGGGGTTGCGTCTGTTGACGTCGACATCGACCACCGGACCCAGATTGAGCGTAAAGCCCCAGTCCGCGAGTCCCTCCGCAAGCACCCCGTAGGCCACTTGCGCTTCATCCGGGCTGGACCGCCGGGCCATGCGTTTTGCAGAGACGGTCTGCGGAAACCCGTGATGCCGTTTCAAACGCTGGACAATCCCGCCCTCCTGATCGATCGCGATCAAGGGAGGTGTGTTGCTTGCGGCTGCCTCACTCAGCGCCGCATTCATTTGGCGCACCGTGTCGCGGTCCTTCAGGTTCCGCCCGAGATAAAGCACACCGCCGATCTGACCGGCTTCCATCTGGGCCAGAACTCGCTTGAAACCGGAATGGCCGGGACGATTTCCCAGAAACCCGACCAGGATCATCTGGCCGATCTTGGTTTCCAGCGCGATCGCTTCATCCGCGGCAAGCCCGGTTCTCGTATCTGTCGCCTCCGCGCGCGCCGTTCCGAGACCACCAATGGCGGTCAGCACGGTCAAGAACGCCGCAAACAAACGCGGGAACCTCATCTCACTCTCCGAGCCATCGACAAAAAGTCTAGAAACTCAAGATAAGGCGCCCCGGTTATCAGGCAATCAATTGCAACCGCTGGCTTGGCTCAAAAACCGATCCGGTCAGCCGGCCGCCGCGACAGCTTTTGCTGCGGCTTCAAGCGCCGACTCGGTTTGCTGAAGATCCGCTTCGGTCAGGGCCAGATGGGCATAGAGCTTGCTGTCGGGTTTCAGGATACCGCTCGCCCTGAGGCTCTGGTTGAACACTTTCGCCTTGGCAGTATCTCCCTTCAGGACGTCCCGATAGTTTTTCACCGGAGCGTCGGTGAAGACAACATCGAACAGCACGGGATCACCAACAAGCTGGTGCGCAATCCCCTCATTGTTGAGCGATTTGGCAAAAGCTGCCATCAGACGCGCACCATGTCCCTTGATCGTGTCGTAAACACCCGGGCGTTTCAGGATTTCCAGCGTCTTCAATCCGGCAACACTGGCCACCGGATTGCCGCTCAGTGTGCCGATCTGGAAGGTAAAGCCCTTCTCGCCGACCACCGCCCTGTCGAAATGGTCCATGATCTCCTTCTTGCCGGCGATCGCCGCCAGCGGGAAACCGCCACCGATGACCTTGCCGAGAGTGCAGAGATCCGGCACCACGCCATAAGCTTCCTGTGCGCCACCATAGGCCAGTCGAAACCCGGTGACAACTTCGTCGAAGACCAGGACAATTCCGTGTTTTGCCGTCTCTTCGCGAAGGGTCTCCAGAAAGCCGGGCTCCGGCGGGATCAGACGTTGCAACGGTTCGACGATCAAGCAGGCGATCTCTTCCGCATGTTCATCAATCAGCTGCCGCGCAAACTCGGCATCATTGAACGGCGCGATCAGCATGTTGTCGCGCACGCTTTCCGGCGTGCCGGCCGTGTCGGGAACGGCCTGCGGGTAGTTCACCAGGGTCTTCGGAGAAAGGCTCATCAGCGCCTCGGCCGACATGCCGTGATAACCGCCTTCAAACTTCAGGATCTTGTCCCGGCCGGTATGCGCCCGCGCAAGACGCATGGCATACATGTCGGCTTCACCGCCGGTGGAGACGTAGCGGACCTGGTCAGCGCATGGCACCGCCTCGACCAGCGCTTCGGCAAGCTCAATACCGCGGGCGTTGTTGGTGAAGAAGGTCATGCCCTTGCCAAGCTGCTCCTGAACAGCCTCAAGAACTTCCTCATGACCGTGACCAACCAGCATCGGGCCGGAACCGATCAGATAGTCGATGAATTCGTTGCCGTCTTCGTCCCAGACGCGTGATCCCTTGCCGTCGCGAATGATCAAGCCCGGATCGAAATTTCCGAACCCGGCGGCAGGCAGCACCCGGGCTGCCCGGTCTTTCCAGTCCTGTTGCGAGATGGTGGTTTTCATGGGAACGCCCTCCTCAGGCGGCAATGGAAAGAACGGGAGCTCCAAGCGCGTCGGCGTCCGGCCAGACACCGAGGCCCGGCCCGACCGGCGGCGTGATGCGTCCCTTGGAACGAACAGGTGCGTCCGCATCAATACGCGGGCTGACATAACCGGACAAATCACAAACGTTCATGATGGATTTGGGCGGTGTGGCCGCGGCCACATGAAGCGCAGCGGCCGTGGCGACATCCGAGCCCCAGGTGTCCTCGACACACATCTTGGCACCGAAATAGAGACAAAGGTCCCGCGCCCGGCGCAGCTCCGAAATGCCGCCGAACTTGCTGAGTTTCAGCGCCACGGCATCCATGCAGCCAAGTTCATAGGCTTTCAAAAGCGTTGCCGTGTCATGGGCGTTTTCATCGAGCTTCATCGGCAGGTTGGTGGCGCTGCGAACGGCGGCGCATTCTTCAAGCGTCGCGCAGGGCTGCTCCAGCATGATGTCGAGATCGGCAACCGCCCGGCCGACCCTGGTGGCGTCCAGTCGGGTCGCGCCGCAATTCCAGTCGCCGTAGACCAGGGGGCCGACACCAACGGCTTCGCGCACCAGACGCAAGCGGGCGACATCCGCCTCCCAATTGTCGTCCGCGCCGAGCTTCACTTGGATCTGGCGCATGCCGGTGGCCATGGCTTCCTTGGCAATGCGCGCCATTTCCTCCGGCGCAATGCAGGTGATGGAGTGATAAAGCGGCAAGTCCTCGCATTGGCGTCCACCCAGCAACGTGTAGACCGGCACCCCGCAGGCCTTGCCCGTCAGGTCCCAGAGCGCAATGTCGATGGCGGACTGGGCGTAAGTGTGTCCCAGCAGATGCGACCGGCAGGCAATCATCAGCGCTTCCACACCAACCGGATTTGCACCGATCAGGACAGGTGCCAGCTCTTCCAGCGCAGGCGCAACTCCGCTCGCATAGGCCGGCAGATAATGCGGGATCGGGCAAACCTCCCCCCACCCGGAGATGCCCTGATCCGTTTCGATCCGAAGCACCATACTGTCGACCGTCGCACAGGTTTTGCCCGACGCCATGTAATAGGTCTCATGACTGGTCAGCGGCACGCGCCAGAGCGTCAGGCCCGAAATGCGGAAATCCGGAAAGTTGGTCACTGCTTGCCTCCATAAACAGCAACAGGGTCTCCAAGGAGTGCCGGATCGGGATCGATCCCGACACCCGGTTGTTCATTCAGATGCACCAATCCGTTCTGGTTCCGACCGCCCTGTCCGGGCACTGGGTCCTCTGCCAGATGCGCGTGGCAGAGCCAGCTCGCCAGTCGGTTGGCTTCCGGGGTCGATGCGGCCAGATGCAACGTTGCCGTATCGGCGAAGGCGCTGCCGCCGGTATCCTCGATGTGCATCTGCCAGCCGACCGAAAGGCCAAAGTCGCGGATCTGCCGGGCCTTTGTCAGGCCGCCGACACGGTTCGGCTTGACCTTCACCCCCTGGCACGCACCAAGCCGCCAGGCGTCCAGGTGGTCCTGAAAGGAATGAAGGCATTCGTCCAGCATGATTGGTTGCGGCACTTTGGCCGAAACGGCTGCGCTCTGATCCAGGGTCTCACAGGGTTGCTCGATCCAGTCTCGCGCCTTGACCGCGTTCAGAACCTGCAGGGCGACACCCGGTGTCCAGGCCCTGTTGACGTCGAACGTCACCTGTTCACTTTTTGGAAGCGCCGCGGAAATCGCCTCGATCCGTTCGATATCGGCGGCAAAATCGCTGCCACCGATCTTGGCGGAATGGGTCCGATACCCTTTCTCGCTTGCGGTTCTGATATCCGCAATCATCTCGTCTGGCGTACCGGTCGAGATCGATGAGTTGACGGCAATCGGCGCAGGTTCATCCGTCCCGAAAAACCGCCAGAGCGGCTGAGAGCTCGCCTTGCCGAGCAGATCCCAGCAGGCAACATCAAGCGGGGACTTGGCATAAGGATGCCCGGGCAGCGTCACATCCATGAGCCTGTTGATGGCATCGAGCGCGCGCGGATCCTTGCCGATCAGGGCGGGTGCCAGAAGTTCGAGAGCGGCTCGGAGACCGGGTCCGTGGGCCGGCAGGTAGGTGTGCCCCCAGGGACAGCCTTCCCCCCAGCCTGACAGGCCTTCATCTGTGTCGACGCGCACAAACGTACTGTCGATAGCCTCGAATTTCAGCCGCCCGCCGGACAGCCAATAGGGTTTTGACAAAGGCAGCATCACAGCCCAGACGGAGATGCGCGTGATCTTCATGCTGCTTCTCCGTATGTGGCAACCGGTGCGCTCAGGCTGTTAAAGTCAGGCTCGACCCCAAGCCCAGGCAAATCGGACGCGTAAAGCCTGCCGCCGTGTGTTGCGGGAGCCGGTGTGCCGGTTGACCGCGTGTTGTAATTGCAAAGATCCGTCGTGTTCTGCAGAAACTCTTCCGGTGTCGAGGCGGCAAAATGCGCCAGGGTCGCGGTCGCGATCTCTCCCCCCCAGGTGTCTTCGGCGACGACCGGCATGCGGTTGTCGACAAAAAAGTCCCGCACCCGGCGCGCTTTTGAAAGGCCGCCGAGATTGGAAATCTTCAAACAGACAAGGTCTGCTCCCCGGTCGGCTACGATCTGCTGGGCAGCCGGCATGCCGGTGACACATTCGTCGAGCTTCATCGGCAGGTCGATCCGCCGGCGTACCTGCTGGCATTCTTCATAGGTTCGGCACGGCTGTTCGAAGACGAAATCGAGATCGCGTGTCGCTCGCGCAACCCGCAATGCATTATCGGCCAGCCAGCCCTGATTGGCGTCGGCCATTGCTTTCTCGCCGGGCTGCAACAAAGGCACGACCGCCCGGATGCGCTCAATATCCTCGGCCCAGTCTGCTCCAACCTTGATCTGGAACTGGCGGTAGCCGGCGGCCCTGTGCCGTTCCAGTTCGGCAACGGTCTCGTCCCGGCTCCGGTGCGGCGCGACGCGGTACATGGGAGCACCGTCTGTCAGCTTGCCCCCGAGCAACATCCACACGGGCGCGTTCATCGCCTTGCCGGCAATGTCCCAGCAGGCAGCATCGAACGGCGCTTTTGCGTAGCCGTGGCCCTGTACCAGGTGGTCCAGAAGCTGCTCGATACGGGCAACCTGGCGCGGATCTTCTCCGATCAGGGCAGGCGCCACCAATCGGGCCAAAGCCTCC
This genomic interval from Labrenzia sp. VG12 contains the following:
- a CDS encoding mandelate racemase/muconate lactonizing enzyme family protein, with translation MKITRISVWAVMLPLSKPYWLSGGRLKFEAIDSTFVRVDTDEGLSGWGEGCPWGHTYLPAHGPGLRAALELLAPALIGKDPRALDAINRLMDVTLPGHPYAKSPLDVACWDLLGKASSQPLWRFFGTDEPAPIAVNSSISTGTPDEMIADIRTASEKGYRTHSAKIGGSDFAADIERIEAISAALPKSEQVTFDVNRAWTPGVALQVLNAVKARDWIEQPCETLDQSAAVSAKVPQPIMLDECLHSFQDHLDAWRLGACQGVKVKPNRVGGLTKARQIRDFGLSVGWQMHIEDTGGSAFADTATLHLAASTPEANRLASWLCHAHLAEDPVPGQGGRNQNGLVHLNEQPGVGIDPDPALLGDPVAVYGGKQ
- a CDS encoding mandelate racemase/muconate lactonizing enzyme family protein — translated: MKITRIRIFKTDLPYVDGSYGWGAGNAITTARASVVVIDTDAGLSGYGEFTPCGENYMVAHSEGVEALARLVAPALIGEDPRQVARIEQLLDHLVQGHGYAKAPFDAACWDIAGKAMNAPVWMLLGGKLTDGAPMYRVAPHRSRDETVAELERHRAAGYRQFQIKVGADWAEDIERIRAVVPLLQPGEKAMADANQGWLADNALRVARATRDLDFVFEQPCRTYEECQQVRRRIDLPMKLDECVTGMPAAQQIVADRGADLVCLKISNLGGLSKARRVRDFFVDNRMPVVAEDTWGGEIATATLAHFAASTPEEFLQNTTDLCNYNTRSTGTPAPATHGGRLYASDLPGLGVEPDFNSLSAPVATYGEAA